TGTTACTTTATAGTGAGAATAAGCATTCAAACCATTACCAGATCAATTAATGATACAGTTCTAATGATTAAAGATATTGCCGAAGGTGATGGGGATTTAACCAAACGGCTTAAAACCGTTACCAATGACGAAGTCGGAGAACTTTCAAACTGGTTTAATCTTTTTGTTGCTAAGCTTCAGGAAATGATTCAGCATATTTCTGGAAATGCTGATACATTAAATACATCTTCCTATGAATTAGCCGGACTTTCAAGCCAATTAGCTAATGGAATTAATCAAATTAATGATAAATCAAACACTGTTGCGAATTTAACTGGAAAAATAAATTCCAACATGGATTCTGTAGCAAATTCAATGAAACAAAGCGCAAATGACACGGTTACATTAGCTGGCGCTGTTGAAGAAATGAATACTACAATTAAAGAAATATCAACTAATACGTCGAAAGCCTTTTCTATTACTGAAAAAGCAGTCAATCAGTCTAAAAACGCAAAAGAAAAAATGCAAAATTTAGAAGCTGCTGCTGATAAAATAAGTTCATTTGCTCAAAGCATATCCGATATTTCCCATCAAACTAATCTTTTAGCATTAAATGCTACTATAGAAGCAGCTCGAGCTGGAGACGCTGGTAGAGGATTTTCTGTTGTAGCCAGTGAGGTTAAAGAACTCTCAGTGCAGTCAGCAAAAGCTACAAAAGATATTACTGATTGCATAAAAGAAGTTCAATCCGCTACCGTTGATTCGATTCAATCCATAGAACAAATATCTACAATTATTAATGATGTAAATGAAATTGTATCTATGATTACGTCAGCTGTAGAAGAACAGTCAATAACAACTCAAGAAATTGCTAAAAGTATTTCTCAATTATCCAGTAGAATTACTGATATAAATCAAAATATAGCTCAAAATTCTGAAGTAATTGGCAAAAGCGCGTCCGATATTTCTGAAATAAGCAACGCTATAGGATCAATGTCTGAAAGCGGAAAAAAACTTGATTTAAGCGCTGAAAATCTGGCTCAATTATCTATTAAATTAAAAGAAATGATGAATAAATTTAAAGTTTAATGTTGTTCGGCTAAAATCTATGATTTCTCATACAATATACCATATTATAATCAGTTATAATGCTTTAATAAACATTCTAACGGCAATATATTAAATATGAACATTGACAAATTTCCTCCATGTTTTTTTATTTCAGGAACAGATACAAGTGTTGGTAAAACTTTTATATCGGCAACACTAATGTTAGGACTAAAAACTGCCTGCTATTGGAAACCTATTCAAAGTGGATACGAAGACGGAACGGATACCGAATGGATAAAACAAGTAACTGGTTTTTCAGATATATTTTTTTATAAAGAAGCATACTGTCTAAAAACTCCAATATCGCCCCATGCATCGGCTGAAATTGATGGGATTAAAATAGAACTTGAAAAAATTAAATTACCAGAATTATCTAATGCTTCTCATTTAATTGTTGAAGGAGCTGGTGGCATTATGGTTCCGATTAATTGGGATTTTACAATAAAAGATTTAATAAAAAAGCTAAATATTCCAGTTTTGCTCGTCTCTCGAACATCTTTAGGAACCATTAATCATACATTACTGTCAATTGAAATTTTAAAAAAAAATAATATTGAAATCATAGGGGTTATATTAAATGGAAAAAAAAACGATGTAAGCAAAAAAGCAATAGCTCATTTTGGTAAAGTAAAAATAATTGCCGAGATCGAGCCTATAGAACAAATAAGTAAAGATAACTTGACTAAGCTATATAAAAAAATTTTTAATCTATAAAAATTGAGGAACATAAAATGTCTTTATCATCTCTATGGATGCCTTTTACACAAATGAAGGATATGGCTAATCCTCCTAAGGTTGTTTCTGCTAAAGGAGTTATAATCGAATTAGATAATGGGAAAAAACTTATTGATTGCATATCCAGTTGGTGGGTAACACTACATGGTCATGGACAGCCTGAAATTGCAGAAGCTATTTATAATCAAGCTAAAAAATTAGAACATGTTATATTTGCAGGATTCACTCATGACCCTGCTGAAAAACTTGCAGATAGAATAACATCGACTCTTCCAGGGAAACTAAATAAATTATTTTATTCTGATGATGGATCAACTTCAGTTGAAGTAGCTTTAAAAATGGCGTTTCAATATTGGAAAAACAAAAATATTGAGAAACGAACCAGATTTCTTTCCTTTGAAGGTAGCTACCATGGAGATACAATAGGAGCAATGTCCGTTGGTTCACGTTCTATTTTCAATGAAATATTTAGAGATTTGCTCTTTAAAGTTGATTTTATCCCCTACCCTTCAATTTATTTAGATGACCCAAATATAAAAGAAAAAGAAGAAAAAGCTCTTGAGGTTCTCATGAATTATTTAAGCCAAAGAGGAGATGAATATGCCGCTTTAATTATTGAACCTTTAGTCCAAGGAGCTGGTGGAATGAGAATGTGCAGTTCTAACTTCTTGCAATCCCTTGAAAAAATTATCCGACAACATGATATTCTTATAATATATGATGAAATAATGACTGGTTTTGGGAGAACTGGAGATATTTTCGCTTGTATTAAGGCTGGTACATTTCCAGATATAATTTGTCTTTCAAAAGGAATAACTGGTGGATTTATGCCTTTAGCAGCTACTATATGTACCGATAAAGTATTTGAAGCATTTTTAAGTGATGACCCTAAAAAGACTTTTTATCACGGCCATTCATATACTGCTAATCCTATTGGGTGCGCTGCAGCTATAGCTTCATTGGAATTATTAGAAAAAAACTATAATCAATTTAAAAATATGGAAAATATTCATTTAAAAAACCTTGATAATTTTAAAAATAATAAAAGAGTTAATAACTTAAGGGTATGTGGAACAATTGCCGCTATGGATGTTAACTGCGTTGGAAAAACTGAGTATTTAAATAAAGTTGGTCCCTATCTTAAAAAGAAATTCATTGAAGAGGGTTTTTTAATTCGTCCACTTGGGAATGTAATTTATCTTATTCCACCTTATTGCATAACTGAAAATGAACTTAATAGTATATATTCATGTATACAAAAAACAATTAGTTTTATTTAGTGTTTGAATAAAATTTCTTTTCAACCTTAATTGTGATTTCGAGAAAATTACATACAAACCCTTTTTATTTCAACAAAATCAGTCATGCCATTAAAAAGTTTATGAATACCATCTTGTTTTAGTGTTGCCATGCCCTCTATAATTCCTTGTTTAAATATCTCCTCAGTAGGAGCTGCTCTTTTGATTAAGCGTTTTACATCCGTTGTCCCTTCTAATAATTCATGAACACCTAATCTACCTTTGTAGCCAGTATTACTACATATATCGCAACCTCCTTTTTTTGCGCGATATATTGGTTTCTCTTCAGACATTGGAAACGTTACACCAGTTCTTTCAAAATGTTCCTCTCCATAGTGATAAACCAAATCATCAAATTCTTCTTGAGTTGGCAAATAAGATTCTTTGCAGCCTTTACATAAGCGCCTTGCAAGTCTTTGAGCAAGAACTCCAAGAAAAGCATCCGAAAAATTAAGAGGATTTAATTTCATATCCAATAATCTTGTTATAGTTTCAGGAGCGCTATTTGTATGAAGCGTCGAAAAAACGAGATGTCCTGTTAGAGAAGCTTCTATACCTATTGCCGCTGTTTCATGGTCTCTCATTTCTCCTATCATAATAACATCAGGGTCAGCTCGTAAAAATGCTCGCATAATTCTAGCAAAATCAAGACCTATCTTTGGTTGAGCTTGAACCTGCCTTAAACCTTCTTGCGTTATTTCGACAGGATCCTCCGCTGTCCATATTTTCACACCTGGTTTATTAATATGACCCAATGCAGCGTGCAAAGATGTAGTTTTTCCTGAACCTGTAGGACCTACTACCAATATAAGCCCATAAGGAGAGCTAATAATTTTTTTCAAAACATTAGCATTTCTTTCACTTAGTCCCATATCATCAAGAGGCATAGCCCCTGCTGCGGCAAGTATTCTTAAAACAGAATCTTCATAGCCTCCAGATGTAGGTAAAGTAGCTACACGAAGTTCAAATGGAGGAATTCCCTTTCTTTTAAATTTAATTTTACCATCTTGAGGCATACGTTTTTCTGCAATATCAAGCCCGCTCATAATTTTAATTCTTGATAATAAACCTCTCGCTAATGAGAGAGGTACTTTTTTAAACTCTTGGCAAACACCATCAATTCTAAATCTAATAAGCATTTTTTTTGTTAAAACAGAGGGCTCAAAATGAATATCTGATACATTTTTTCTGTAAGCCGAAACAAGAACTTGATCTACAAATCTAACTACCTTACCAGACGCTTCATTTTCTTCTTGACCAACTTCATCTATTTCTTTTTCTTCATCAAACTCAATGTCTGCAACATCATCATCTGCTTCTTCAACTTCTACCTTTGCTGGAGTAGAATCAGCCTGGAAAAAATGGCTTATAATGGATTCTATGTCTTCTTTGATACCTACAGAAAACTTTATTTTTTTAACCTTCATCAGACTATATATATTGTCTGTTTTAATTAAATCTCCTGGATCATCAATAACAACTTCTACGCTTCCTTCAGATATTTCCCAAGATAAAGGCACCCAATTATTTTGAAGTAAGAAAGGTTTTTTTAAATTTTTAATTAATTCAAAAGGAACAGGTATATCTGGAAGAAATATTCTGTAGGAACACTTATAAAAAAGAGAAAGGGATTGTAATATGTCTTCTTTTTGAACTTTAAACATCTGCATTAAACAAAATTCAACGCTTTGGCTTACTTTCTTTGATTGAGCTAATGCTTTTTGAAGCTGTTCCACGCTAACTTTATTATTTTTTAATAAATATGCATACCTTGAATCATAGTTTCTATTTGGCTGTGTAGATTCTATCTTGCTTTCTATTTGATCATAGGCAGGGTCTATCTCTTTTACTGAGACATATATTTCCGAAGCAAGGTCCTTATAATTTCTTTTCTCCATTTCAAGGCCGAGTGTATATTTTATATCGGCCATATCTTTGTCGCTTAGCTCTTTGCCTTTAATAATCTCTTCAATTTTGTTAATCACGAGAGCGGGAGGATGGACTTCAAAAAGACATTTTGCCAATTCTGGAATTACTTTAATACTAGGATAATCTGAATTGATAATTTTAGTAAATTCATCTACTGCTTCTTTAAAAAGACCTAATTCTTTAAAAGCTAATGCACTATCAAAAATTTCAGATGCACTTTCTTCACCGGTCCATCCTTCTTTTAGCCATGATACATCTTCGGCAGTAAGTTCTTGAGAATCATCATCAAGATCTTTAATTTTAGTTTTTAACTGACCGATTTTAACCTTAATATCATCTATAAGTTCTGTAGATATATCATTGTAATCTTTAAGAATTTTTTCATATAATTCTAAAGCTTCATTATTTAGACCATGATGTACATAAAATTCTGCTTCTTTGATTTCTTTATTGATTAAGCTCTTTTCTTCTTCAGTAAGAGCTTTTTTTGTTTTTTCAGATAGTGTATTCTTTGTCGGTTCATTTTTTTTTTCTTTAAGAAAAACTTTGTTATCTGATGGATCCTGTGTTTTTTTCTTATCAAAAATTTTGTACTCGCTATCGCTCATTGTGCTTAATTACTCCATAATAAAATTTATAAGTACGATTGAGATGTTCCTATTTACTTTTTTTAAAAAACCTACCCCATCCTTTTGGTTTATTCATTTTATCAAGAGTAGGAATAAGTATATCACAATTTAAGCGGACCATTGCAATAGTTGCAAATCTTGTTAATGCCACTAAAATATATCCTGTGGCTGTTTTTCGAATATATAACCTTTTGTTTTCAAAAACAAACTCCGCCTCTCTTATTCCCTCTAATTTTTCAATGAACAGTGTACATTCGTTATCATCAATGTTTTCTGGTTCATCTGATAAGAAATGGCTAAAAATAACATTCCCTTCAATAGAAAAAAAAATCACGCCTTGAACATTTTCAATGTTTAAAATATCCTGAAACAATTTTTTCATATAATATATACCGTCACATAAAAATTAAAAATAATTATTCAATCCGAATTATCCGCATATGAGTTGAAGAATTTTTTGAGAACTTTGTGAATTAGCAGTAATAACTGTTGTTTCTTCATCTGGAATGAGTATAAAATCGTTTCCTTCATTTTTGTCAACATAACAAGCCTTCAATGCTCCACATTCAAAGAAATCACCAATTTTTTGGACATTCGTAACAAAATCATTCCATAAACGGTCTTTATATATTTTTTCTAAACCTTTTTTCTCTCCCATTTTTTTATTTAGCTCTCTCCACAAATAATCTATGGAGGCTTTATCTTCATCTTCATCTTCATTTACGTGCTGTTCTTCAGCTGGATGCATTTCAATTATTTCATCATGGTGATCGATCTTGTCTTCATATTGACGTGAAAGCTTATCTTCGGTATTTCTCAGTAATCGTTCCGCTTCTTCTTCATCAATATCGTCGCCTTCTTCTCCTTCTTCATTAAAGCCGTCCTCGCCTGCAGACGATTCATCTTTTAATCTCATAGCCTCTAAAAGAATAGCTTGAAGATCTCCTTCTACGACCTTTTTTTTGATAGGACAGCTATTTTCAATCGATAAAGTAACATGATCCCATGAAAATATCTCATATGCAGCTTCATTACTTTGTAAATTGCGAATGCGAGCATTCATCAACTCTCCATCTACAAAGAAAAGCGCGCCATGTTTACCACTTTTTTTATCGATAACCCTTATTGTACAAGTTTTCTGTTCCATCTCTATCATTTGGATGAACATTTCTAATGAAGCATTATGTAGGCTGCCACCTTCTGACTGTTTTTGTAGTATTTCCTTGATTAGTTTTGCTAATTCTTCAATATCAAAAGGTTTAGCAATATATCCAGCTGCGCCTCTATTAAAAACAACTTTCCGTGTTTTTGGCTTTTCATATGCAGTTACAATAATTACGGCAATATCAGGATAATGTTCTGTTAAGTAAGCTAGTAAACCAAAACCATCCATCCTTGGCATTTGCAAATCAGTTACAACTAAAGAAATAGGGTTATGCTTTAGTATTTCAATAGCAGCTAAACCATCTTCAGCTGTTAAAACATTAAATATTTCTTTAAAATTTGTATTAAGCTTCTTTTTGATTATTCGAAGCCATACTTGATCATCATCTACAACAAGGACATTTTTTATCATTTATCCGAAAAAACCTTTTTAATTTAACTTAAAATTCAAATTGTTATTCCAAATTTATTTAATTCTTTTGAATATTTTTCTTTCCAAGGAGACAGCAATTTATTCATTTGAGGTTGAATTTTCAAATCGCTACTCAAATCCGAAACACATTCAGTAATACTTTTTAAAAGTTCGTCTTCGCTAGCATCTCCAGTAAATTTAACATTTCCATTTGAATATTCAAATTCATTAACGAAAGGATCTAAAAAATCATAAATATCTGCTTTTTCGACAAACTTTTTCTTTAGTAATGTATCGAAATCCGCTTTAATTTTTTTATTTTTTTTAACAGTTTGCTCAAATATATTTAATAACTGTTTAATCATATCAAGTATTTTTACATCATCATGCGTTGGTCCAAAATAATTATTATCTCTATCCCAAGAAACTTTTTTAACATTAAAGAGCCCGCCTTCTTCCCTTGATTTTAAAATTAAAATATTCCAATTTTCTTTAGCTCGATTTAATTCAAGATTTTGCAAAGAAGAGGTACTTCCGATAATATCTCCAATTATGAAAAAAATATATCCTCCATCGGATCCTGAATTTATTGAGATTTCAATATAGCCAGTGAGTTTTTCGGCGGACATTTTTTTTATCAACCCTTCAAGATCTGTAAATTCAGTGCTTAAATCTTTATGGAGTTCTTCAGCATAGAGGAGATTTGCCCAAAAATAAACTGTTTCAGGAGGAATCTCATAGATTCCGACGTTAAAATTATTATTCGCAGATGCTTCAATTAACTGATTGATAGCATCTCTTCCTTCTATAGGATTATTTTTTTTGTCATTGTATATTCCACTAATAATATTGTCTTCATCAAAAAAAACCGCTCCTTCAGCTGAAGGAGCTTTAAAATATATAACGCCTGTTGGGAGTTCTCCTAAATAATGTTCAAATAATCTCTCAATATCGAGATAATATGTATTCATATTTAGAATTACAGGCTTTTCTTTTGGAATAACTATCATCTTTACTCCTTAACGTATCGAGACTTAAATTGATAGCAGGAAGATTATCAAAATATAATAGGTAGCTATAAAACTTATCTTCGTCTTCGTAGCCTTTCCATAGAAAACCGCAAACTATCTTGCATTCTCGATATTGCATCTGCAAGATTTCCTATTTCATCTTTTGAAGTAACCTTTATTTCTGCATCTAACTCTCCTACACTTATTCGATCCGCAGCATCTGTTAAATAGTTGATATTTTTTGTCAGTTTATACGCATAAATTGAAATGGTTAATCCCATAATAACTAACGCGCCAACTAATATTAATAAATTTATATTTCTCGTATTAATAGTTTTTCTTTTTACTACGTCTTCCATAATTTTTATAGAATGTGTAAATTCATTAACATTAGTTGTGCAAGCAACTACATAAGAAGTTCCTTCAATTTTTGAACATACTATAAATTTTTCAGTTATTTTTTTATTATCTTCTTGCCAGCTATAATAACCTTTTGGCTCCTTACCATCCACTACCTGCTCAATAATCTGCCAAAATTTATCTTTATAACTCCCTAATGAACTTGATGCTTCAGTTATGAAATCTTTTCCAACAAACATTGGATTCATATGAGCCCAAATCTTCCATGACATATTTTTAGTATCAGGAAGTTCTCCTAAAAAAGTAGAACCTGTCTCACCTATATTTTGAACAACAATTCTTTTAAAATCAGGACTATAATTAAAATCTTCTTTAAGAATTTCTGGATGGCTATATAAAAATATTCTACATTGTAATGCTACCGACCTTACTTTTGCTGCTATATTTTCTTCGGCCAATGATTTTACAACCTTGATACTGTTTTTATTGATTTCACCCGTAAGAATCTCCATTTGCTGTTGGGAAAAAAAACCTAGCCCACTCATCAACATTAACGGAATTATTAAAAACAGAATCAACATTTTGCCTCTAAGGCCAAAACCCTTAAATTTAAGCCCCGAAAGTTCTATTAATTTTTTCTTTTCAGATTTTTGGTCATCTCCTGAGTTTCTTTCAACACTTGTTTCCGATGATTTTGATATATCTTGACTTACATTTAATTCTTCTGAAACGTCTTCCATATTTAAAGATACTTCTGTTATATTACCTTTATCCGATAGTTCTTCTTCTCCATCAGTATCTTTTAGAATTATTATATGGCCACATTCTTTACATTTAA
The DNA window shown above is from Desulfobacterales bacterium and carries:
- a CDS encoding HAMP domain-containing protein: MKKFVSLKRKITRNTMMIVTVIFIAVLSVIIYMNIRMLNRNLVNSENNIRNSIIAKGNTLTYNNSLVMGGMVDDNAVTAIQNFVSSTVKEDPDILYGIFMDKKSIPWVFATSKNPQGTPEKREPLTDSSSTWAKSLAKVDNQQFIYDGDKVIEFAAPVTFDDEVVGYIRYGISAKSMENAVKEIKLEGQNDRNLIIKILVSLGLISLVFCYFIVRISIQTITRSINDTVLMIKDIAEGDGDLTKRLKTVTNDEVGELSNWFNLFVAKLQEMIQHISGNADTLNTSSYELAGLSSQLANGINQINDKSNTVANLTGKINSNMDSVANSMKQSANDTVTLAGAVEEMNTTIKEISTNTSKAFSITEKAVNQSKNAKEKMQNLEAAADKISSFAQSISDISHQTNLLALNATIEAARAGDAGRGFSVVASEVKELSVQSAKATKDITDCIKEVQSATVDSIQSIEQISTIINDVNEIVSMITSAVEEQSITTQEIAKSISQLSSRITDINQNIAQNSEVIGKSASDISEISNAIGSMSESGKKLDLSAENLAQLSIKLKEMMNKFKV
- the bioD gene encoding dethiobiotin synthase; this encodes MNIDKFPPCFFISGTDTSVGKTFISATLMLGLKTACYWKPIQSGYEDGTDTEWIKQVTGFSDIFFYKEAYCLKTPISPHASAEIDGIKIELEKIKLPELSNASHLIVEGAGGIMVPINWDFTIKDLIKKLNIPVLLVSRTSLGTINHTLLSIEILKKNNIEIIGVILNGKKNDVSKKAIAHFGKVKIIAEIEPIEQISKDNLTKLYKKIFNL
- the bioA gene encoding adenosylmethionine--8-amino-7-oxononanoate transaminase — translated: MSLSSLWMPFTQMKDMANPPKVVSAKGVIIELDNGKKLIDCISSWWVTLHGHGQPEIAEAIYNQAKKLEHVIFAGFTHDPAEKLADRITSTLPGKLNKLFYSDDGSTSVEVALKMAFQYWKNKNIEKRTRFLSFEGSYHGDTIGAMSVGSRSIFNEIFRDLLFKVDFIPYPSIYLDDPNIKEKEEKALEVLMNYLSQRGDEYAALIIEPLVQGAGGMRMCSSNFLQSLEKIIRQHDILIIYDEIMTGFGRTGDIFACIKAGTFPDIICLSKGITGGFMPLAATICTDKVFEAFLSDDPKKTFYHGHSYTANPIGCAAAIASLELLEKNYNQFKNMENIHLKNLDNFKNNKRVNNLRVCGTIAAMDVNCVGKTEYLNKVGPYLKKKFIEEGFLIRPLGNVIYLIPPYCITENELNSIYSCIQKTISFI
- a CDS encoding type II/IV secretion system protein; the encoded protein is MSDSEYKIFDKKKTQDPSDNKVFLKEKKNEPTKNTLSEKTKKALTEEEKSLINKEIKEAEFYVHHGLNNEALELYEKILKDYNDISTELIDDIKVKIGQLKTKIKDLDDDSQELTAEDVSWLKEGWTGEESASEIFDSALAFKELGLFKEAVDEFTKIINSDYPSIKVIPELAKCLFEVHPPALVINKIEEIIKGKELSDKDMADIKYTLGLEMEKRNYKDLASEIYVSVKEIDPAYDQIESKIESTQPNRNYDSRYAYLLKNNKVSVEQLQKALAQSKKVSQSVEFCLMQMFKVQKEDILQSLSLFYKCSYRIFLPDIPVPFELIKNLKKPFLLQNNWVPLSWEISEGSVEVVIDDPGDLIKTDNIYSLMKVKKIKFSVGIKEDIESIISHFFQADSTPAKVEVEEADDDVADIEFDEEKEIDEVGQEENEASGKVVRFVDQVLVSAYRKNVSDIHFEPSVLTKKMLIRFRIDGVCQEFKKVPLSLARGLLSRIKIMSGLDIAEKRMPQDGKIKFKRKGIPPFELRVATLPTSGGYEDSVLRILAAAGAMPLDDMGLSERNANVLKKIISSPYGLILVVGPTGSGKTTSLHAALGHINKPGVKIWTAEDPVEITQEGLRQVQAQPKIGLDFARIMRAFLRADPDVIMIGEMRDHETAAIGIEASLTGHLVFSTLHTNSAPETITRLLDMKLNPLNFSDAFLGVLAQRLARRLCKGCKESYLPTQEEFDDLVYHYGEEHFERTGVTFPMSEEKPIYRAKKGGCDICSNTGYKGRLGVHELLEGTTDVKRLIKRAAPTEEIFKQGIIEGMATLKQDGIHKLFNGMTDFVEIKRVCM
- a CDS encoding response regulator gives rise to the protein MIKNVLVVDDDQVWLRIIKKKLNTNFKEIFNVLTAEDGLAAIEILKHNPISLVVTDLQMPRMDGFGLLAYLTEHYPDIAVIIVTAYEKPKTRKVVFNRGAAGYIAKPFDIEELAKLIKEILQKQSEGGSLHNASLEMFIQMIEMEQKTCTIRVIDKKSGKHGALFFVDGELMNARIRNLQSNEAAYEIFSWDHVTLSIENSCPIKKKVVEGDLQAILLEAMRLKDESSAGEDGFNEEGEEGDDIDEEEAERLLRNTEDKLSRQYEDKIDHHDEIIEMHPAEEQHVNEDEDEDKASIDYLWRELNKKMGEKKGLEKIYKDRLWNDFVTNVQKIGDFFECGALKACYVDKNEGNDFILIPDEETTVITANSQSSQKILQLICG
- a CDS encoding zinc-ribbon domain-containing protein, with product MSINCEECGKLYHIPPDKIEKIRSLGNKFKCKECGHIIILKDTDGEEELSDKGNITEVSLNMEDVSEELNVSQDISKSSETSVERNSGDDQKSEKKKLIELSGLKFKGFGLRGKMLILFLIIPLMLMSGLGFFSQQQMEILTGEINKNSIKVVKSLAEENIAAKVRSVALQCRIFLYSHPEILKEDFNYSPDFKRIVVQNIGETGSTFLGELPDTKNMSWKIWAHMNPMFVGKDFITEASSSLGSYKDKFWQIIEQVVDGKEPKGYYSWQEDNKKITEKFIVCSKIEGTSYVVACTTNVNEFTHSIKIMEDVVKRKTINTRNINLLILVGALVIMGLTISIYAYKLTKNINYLTDAADRISVGELDAEIKVTSKDEIGNLADAISRMQDSLRFSMERLRRRR